TTGTTCCAACAGAACTACTCCGTAAAGGGGACTGTTAGGGACTTACTTGGGCCTAGAGGAgccataaaaaatatatatacatataatgcaGATAGATGCTCTAAAGACACCAGGAAGTGAGCAACTTCAGCATTGTCTCCTTTGTGCCAGGTCCTGTGTGCAGGGGTACGAGGTGGGGAGGAACAGGGatgccagcagggggcgctgcagggccccgggggcgAGGGAGCCGGGGCGCTGGGGAGCGCAGAGGCTGAGACCCAGGAGGGGCTCGGGCTCAGGGGAGCCGGTCCCGCAGGCCCTGCCATCTTGGCCACGGTCTTCTCGGGGGCGCCGTGGGCCGGCACGAGCAAACGCGTCCTGAGATCCGCGTTTCCGTGGCATGGCGCTGCTGACTGCGGTGCGGAAACTGATGGGAGGAGAGGCAGCGCGTGGCGTCCGGTGGCTGTGCACCGAGCAGGGGCTGCAAGCCAGGCTCAACGGCAAACGCTTCTGCAGCATTCCGTCGAGCACCGCGAGCGACGCGGACGCGGCCTGGCGCCTCCTAGGCGAGCTCGCGGCTGTGTGGCCATCACCGCGTGCGCTTACACAAACCCAGCGCCCCAGCTCACCACCCAGcagggctaggagccaggagccgaggGCACAGCCCggcactcccacgtgggtggcagggagccacctcccagggtctgcactccTGGGAAGCTGGGGCCGGGAATGCAACCCGGACCCTCCGGTGTGGGACGCAGGCGTCTCAACCCACTCCCCTGCGCACTGCGCTCTGACCTGCGCGGCACTTGAGTTAGGCCTCGAGCTCTGACATCACAGCGAGATGACGTCACTAGGCATCGTTTTACGGATCACAGACGGCGAATACGGAGTGGTGTTTGCTGGGATAAAAACTCACTGGGATGCTGCAGTGAATAGgaaaggcggggggtggggggctctttCAGACAGGGCCCCTTGGTCGAGGCGGGAGTGAGGAGCGGGAGCCAGGGCACACGGACCTCCCCGGGCCAGCACGGGGACGTGCCTTTCCAACCAGAGTCGTGGGAAGCGAGCAGTCGGACCCCAAGAGACCGCCCCACGTGCTGGGTGGAGAAGCCTGAGGAGGTAGCAGGTGCTCCAGCCCAGCAGGGAGCAGGCGCGGAGCAgcggggagggaggatggggggggggggcgggcctGAGGCTTCCTGGCCTCGGGTCTGCAgtgagggagaggtggaggcagaaccCCAAGACCAGCCGCGGGCCCCGCCCCACAGGTCACGTGACCAGAGGCTACAGGCCACGCCCCCAAGTCTACGTGGACCTCATCGAGGAGTGCACCGCCCTGGGCAAGGAGGGCGAGTTCTCCACCTGCTTCACGGAGCTGCAGCGAGCCTTCCTGAAGCAGCGCCCCACCAAACTCAAGAGCCTCATCCGCCTCGTGAAGCACTGGTACCAGAGGGTACGGCCGGCGCGGGCGGGGAGCCGGGATGCGGTGGCCGCCGAACTCAGGGCAGTGCCTGGTGCGTAGAGGACGCTCCGCAGATCACTGCTGGCCCAATGCGTGCAGGCTGCGGCCACGCACGTGCACAGGCACACGCACACGTCCCCTGTCTCCCCTGTTTCTGCGCCCCTTCTCCTTACAGCGCTGTGGCGCGCGCAGTggctaagccgccgcctgcagggccagcatcccatacgggagccggtccgagtccctgctgccccagatccagctccctgctaaggttgctgggaaagcagcagaagatggccccagggcttggacccctgcggcCCACATGctgattctgggctcctggcttcagcctggcccaaccccggccacTCCTCTCCGCCCTTGTCACCCGAAAGCAATCATGGGTGTGGCTACAGAAGAGGGCAGCAGGCCGAGTTCAGCCCGCGGGCAGTGCACTCTGGGAAAGCTGGGCAGACCCGCTCTGTGTTCTCTCCTCTCAGTGTAAAGAGAGGTTTGTGAAGAAGCCACTGCCCCCGCAGTACGCCCTGGAGCTGCTGACCGTCTATGCCTGGGAGCGCGGGAGTGGCGAGACAGAGTTCAACACAGCCCGGGGGTTCCGCACTGTCCTGGAGTTGGTCACGCGTTACCAGCACCTGCGCATCTACTGGACAGTGTACTACGACTTTGCTGACCCCAGGGTGGGCCGCTACCTGGCCCAGCAGCTCGCCAAGCCCAGGTGCCCCTCCCCACACTGCTGAGCCTACACCCAAGGGAACCCCTGCATGCGGCTGCCGCCCCATGGGAACAGggccggcgcggggcgggggggctgccTCCTGCCATGCTGGGTGCTGGACAccggcacccgcgtgggagccccctcccaccccgtgAGGCAGGCATTACCCATCCCATCTTCCAGGTGGGCAAACTGAGGTTCTGAAGTTGTCTGAAACCCTGCAGAAAGTGGGAAGGAGCTTGCCCAGACCCTAACAGAAAGCGAGTTAAATGGCCGGCATTTGAACTAAAAGATCAGGCGCGccgagcccccaccccaccccgagcaGGGCCCCAGTCAGCCCCTCACTGCCTCCGTGTGGCACTGCGTTTCCAGGCCTGTGATTCTGGACCCGGCCGACCCCACGGGAAACGTGGCCACCGGGAACCGAAAAGGCTGGCGGCGGCTGGCACAAGAGGCAGACGCTTGGCTGACTCTACTATGCTTCCAGAACTGGGATGGCTCCCGGGTGTCCTCCTGGGACGTGCAGGTGAGAGCCCCCGCCCCTTCgctgtccccaggccccagccccggggGAAGCGGCCGTTCCCGTGGTCCCAGGCAGGGTCCTCACTCCACGGAGGGCTCCTGGCATTGTAGGGTATGTGGAGGGTGGCGGCGAGCAGCAGTGGTGACCACTTTGTGGGCGTCTGCTTTGGCCAGGACGCTTCAGAAAGTGCGTGGGGAAAACGGATGGAGAGCGTGAGTTTATCTGGGCATTGATTTTCATAATGCTCATTTGCCAGGACTGTGTTGAGGCCCGTGTTCACTGCCACcacaacagccctgtgaggtGGGCTTCCTGTCCCACCGCCTCACCGCTGGGACCAAGGGGCTCAGGAAGAGGAAGTCCCTGGCGCAAGGGCAGCTGAGGGCGGGAATGCATGCATTCCGTGGATGCCTGAGGTGGTACTAGGGTGTGCCTAGCATCGCCCCCGCGCTGCACCTGCCGCGCGGGAGACCAGGGCAGCTGAGTGACAGGGCTGTGTCCCACAGCTGAGTAGGGGCACAAGACCCCAGCTCGGGTCTCTGCACTCTCAGGGGAGGGGTCTTTCAGAAGCACGGGGTCCTGTGCACGGGCGCACAGGGGACAGTGCCACTAGAATCAGGAGAGGAGGCCCCGGGGCGAGGCGGAAGGGGATGGAGGTGGAGCGGCTgccccagccagcctgggagCCGCGGTGGCCATGCAGGCTGTCCCACAGCAGATGGAGGTGGCCCAGCCCTTCCCGGCTGCTCAGGGCTCTGCGCTGCAGGTGGGCAGCTCGGCAGGTGCCAGCCCTTCCTCCAAGGGGCCCATCACGGGTCCAGTATGAGATGCAGCCCCCGAGTGGGAGGCCGGCTCCCCACCGTGATCCTGTGTCCCACCTTTCAGCCCGAAGTGCCCACAGCTGCTGGACAGGCCAAGGACAGCGGGATGTTAGCCATCCTTTGAGCGCCTGCACTGGGCGGCAGGAAGGGCTCCGACCTCCAACCTCCCCAGACCAGCCCGACGTTTCCCACACATCCCGGGCTCCCGCCCCCTGCCCTTCCCACACCCCTCAGCCCTCTTCCCCAACACAAGTGCCCTTACCCCAAGCCGAGGACATCCTACGACAGCGTCCTCAGAGACGACGAGAGAAGTGGAGAGGAGGGCGGAGTCTCGGCTTTGCTTCCCTGCTCTGCGCCCCGTGGGAGGGCCAGGGCCAGTGTATTCGCTGCACCAATAAAAATCACAGTGATTGCCACGTAGCGGTGTTTATTAGCTTCGAGGCACAGAGACAAGAAGCGTAGGTTGGTGTGTGTGCGTCTTCATCGATTCAGCTAGCATTGTGCACGgaacacctgctctgtgccaagcATTGTTCCGGGCATTGGGAGTGCGGTGACGAGAAAAGTGGACAAAAGTCCCTGGCTCATGGAACGTTAACATTGGACAGCTCAGGAGTCCTCCGACTCTCCCAGCTGCTAACAGTCCTGAGACAAGCGGCCTGGGGTCATTCTGGTCCCTATCTCCAGGGAAAATTCTagaactggggctggtgttgtggcgccacttggattgctggcatcccatgggagcTGGGTTGAGCCCCAGCACCACCACGTCctatcagctccctgctgattgcttgggaaggcagcagaggatggttcaagtcattgggcccctgcaagacctggaagaagctcctggctcctggcttcggattggctcagctccagccgttgcagccatttggggagtgaaccagaggatgaagacctctctctctctgcctctgcctctgcctctctctgtctgtaactctgcctctcaaataaataaataaatctggaaagaagaaaggagagagagagggagggagggagggagagggagagaaagcgtGCTCTTCTTAGCTGAGTGACAGTGGTCTGGTTCCTCCACACAACCGCTCCTCTGGGTGATTCCAGCATCCCTGTGGGGTGTGTTTTACTATTATTCTGATCACAAAGGAGGAGCCCCGGGCTCCACACGGCTCGGGCACTTGCTCAGGGTCACCTGCCCTTGGACCCTAAAGCCCTGTATCTCCATCACACGGTCCTCACGCTCCTTCATCCATGGAGGTCTCCTGTTTTCTCACTTGGGTGGCCATGGCAGCCAGAAGCCCCCCCTCACCCATCCACAGGCAGGAGAACATGGACGCCCCTGGCCGCCTGGACCCTCATCCAGCCGCTGTCCCACCCCCGAGTCCCCAGCGGCACCCACACTTGGTTCTGACCAGCTTTCTGGGCACCGTGCAGAATCAGCCCTCGCACCCTCCATGTGCGTAGGGAAGTTCTGCGTGATGGTTGCCCggtgtttcccacgtgggtaatCCACGCGCCGTCTTTGGAGAGTGTTTCACACTCAGAAACACGGAAatggcactgcaggaagctgaCCGAGCAAGCGGTGCGGTGGTTCAATGTGTGACTTAGCCGTTAATTCAGGCGCCGCCCACCTGGAGGCTTCCATCCGAAGCAGGACACTCTGGGATGGCTTTTGCAAAGGgctctatttgtttttttttttcttctgcaaatGACATGAGCTTGCTCCAGAAATCCAGGAGTTTGCGTTCTAATTCCCCAGCTGGGGACTGCCATCAACTCCACTTGGCATCCCGTCCCAtggttttcaaaaagattttttcatttgcttggaaggcagagcggcagagagagggagagacaaagcgaGAAAGGGATCTgccacccgttggttcactccccgcatggccacagcggctggggctgagccagggtaagccaggagctttggacatgggtggtaggagcccaagtacatggaccgtcctctgctgcttttccaagtgcattagcagagagctggctcagaagtggagcagccaggactggaaccagcagtgTCCGTATGGGATATAGTGTTGcgggctgtggctttaaccccctgagccacagcgccggccctgtggtgtGTTGACTCCCAGATACCAAACCTGTGGATGATAGGGCCACACTTAGTGTAGATTTGCACGGATAGTAGTGAAACCGACCTGCTTATTAACATTTCTgaattaataagctgtgtgggttcttgccatgaattcagagaattctgaacaTTGGTTCAAATAGACcaggcagcatggtaagtttt
The sequence above is drawn from the Oryctolagus cuniculus chromosome 21, mOryCun1.1, whole genome shotgun sequence genome and encodes:
- the OAS1 gene encoding 2'-5'-oligoadenylate synthase 1 isoform X1, producing MATCSRMELANTPARFLDKFIEDHLLPDTRFREQVREAVDIICTFLKERCFRGATHRVRVSKVVKGGSSGKGTALRGRSDADLVVFLTNLTSFHEQLEKRREFIREIRSQLKACQREKMFEVTFALTQRSNPRVLSFELRSLQRQQQVEFDVLPAFDALGHVTRGYRPRPQVYVDLIEECTALGKEGEFSTCFTELQRAFLKQRPTKLKSLIRLVKHWYQRACDSGPGRPHGKRGHREPKRLAAAGTRGRRLADSTMLPELGWLPGVLLGRAARSAHSCWTGQGQRDVSHPLSACTGRQEGLRPPTSPDQPDVSHTSRAPAPCPSHTPQPSSPTQVPLPQAEDILRQRPQRRREKWRGGRSLGFASLLCAPWEGQGQCIRCTNKNHSDCHVAVFISFEAQRQEA
- the OAS1 gene encoding 2'-5'-oligoadenylate synthase 1 isoform X2; translated protein: MATCSRMELANTPARFLDKFIEDHLLPDTRFREQVREAVDIICTFLKERCFRGATHRVRVSKVVKGGSSGKGTALRGRSDADLVVFLTNLTSFHEQLEKRREFIREIRSQLKACQREKMFEVTFALTQRSNPRVLSFELRSLQRQQQVEFDVLPAFDALGHVTRGYRPRPQVYVDLIEECTALGKEGEFSTCFTELQRAFLKQRPTKLKSLIRLVKHWYQRCKERFVKKPLPPQYALELLTVYAWERGSGETEFNTARGFRTVLELVTRYQHLRIYWTVYYDFADPRVGRYLAQQLAKPRPVILDPADPTGNVATGNRKGWRRLAQEADAWLTLLCFQNWDGSRVSSWDVQDCVEARVHCHHNSPVSPKCPQLLDRPRTAGC
- the OAS1 gene encoding 2'-5'-oligoadenylate synthase 1 isoform X3, producing MATCSRMELANTPARFLDKFIEDHLLPDTRFREQVREAVDIICTFLKERCFRGATHRVRVSKVVKGGSSGKGTALRGRSDADLVVFLTNLTSFHEQLEKRREFIREIRSQLKACQREKMFEVTFALTQRSNPRVLSFELRSLQRQQQVEFDVLPAFDALGHVTRGYRPRPQVYVDLIEECTALGKEGEFSTCFTELQRAFLKQRPTKLKSLIRLVKHWYQRCKERFVKKPLPPQYALELLTVYAWERGSGETEFNTARGFRTVLELVTRYQHLRIYWTVYYDFADPRVGRYLAQQLAKPRPVILDPADPTGNVATGNRKGWRRLAQEADAWLTLLCFQNWDGSRVSSWDVQPEVPTAAGQAKDSGMLAIL